A genome region from Micromonospora peucetia includes the following:
- a CDS encoding sialidase family protein, with protein MKRRRRHLLAGLAVGALVVSTGLVGIHFAGAEVPVPAAAAGDGEMPGALGAHMERLRQAVPGSDGMSPDGPGNAAQQEFLERAYPANTISIAQIDRSKSAYSAAERRAGGSRGWTNIGPSEALYPFTEFRNASNYVPNAYVAGGRVTSIDIAPDCNALLCRAYVTPAGGGVWGTLNVLAAEPKWFYLGGPLGINAAGSVKIDRNDKTGLTIYVGTGEANTCASGCVAGVGLYKSTNGGVTWKGPLGKDALAGKGIGEITIKPGDPRTLYVATTTALRGMSGACCTGVTRPVPDAEKWGLYKSTDGGANWRFIHNGSADATQCTGSAAEYGNTTTCSPRGVRYVKLDPRDANTVYASSYARGVWRSADGGATWTQIKPSLNPAVFQTRAAIDVTALPNGKTRMYVYEGNLGNPYSRLLRSDDVAGGVPAFTDLSSANPADPGYATYNQCTGQCWYDVFVHTPAGHPDIVYTGGSYVYGETVAHKRAVVLSTDAGVSGTDMTFDGTDEVHPNGLHPDQHALVTNPRNPYQFFEANDGGVMRSSGQFVDRSAWCDNPDRNLATDAQKNRCRQMLSRIPSKLDGINNGMNTLQFISLSASPHDHRLLQGGTQDNGTWENKGERRRWVNTMIGDGGASGFDVGRPEFRFHTFYDASPEVNFNNGDVGSWISISDPVFGQPGTLFYAPVMSDPKVSGTIFAGTARTVYRTKTFGLGDRSLAEADRICNTWTGTFEAQCGDFAPLGTVNLTDAGWGDRAGGAVSVIERVGTDSATAYAATSTGRVFVSRNVDAEPASAVTWTRIDTAATPNRFVTGIHVDPADPARAWVSYSGFNSNTPATLGHAFEVKLAGAGTTWTDRSYDFGDQPITDLVRDDVTGDLYAATDFGVLRLARGATSWVKAARGMPNVEVAGLTIVPGERVLYAASHGLGAWQLTL; from the coding sequence GTGAAGCGTAGACGCCGCCATCTGCTCGCAGGACTGGCGGTCGGTGCCCTGGTGGTATCGACCGGTCTCGTCGGAATCCACTTCGCCGGCGCCGAGGTGCCGGTCCCCGCCGCCGCGGCCGGCGACGGGGAGATGCCGGGGGCGCTCGGCGCCCACATGGAGCGGCTGCGCCAGGCCGTGCCGGGCAGCGACGGCATGTCGCCGGACGGGCCCGGCAACGCCGCGCAGCAGGAGTTCCTGGAGCGTGCCTACCCGGCCAACACGATCAGCATCGCCCAGATCGACCGGTCCAAGTCGGCGTACTCGGCTGCCGAGCGGCGCGCCGGCGGTAGCCGTGGCTGGACCAACATCGGCCCCAGCGAGGCGCTCTACCCGTTCACCGAGTTCCGCAACGCCTCGAACTACGTGCCGAACGCGTACGTGGCGGGTGGCCGGGTGACCTCCATCGACATCGCGCCGGACTGCAACGCCCTGCTCTGCCGGGCGTACGTCACGCCGGCCGGCGGCGGCGTCTGGGGCACCCTGAACGTCCTCGCCGCCGAGCCGAAGTGGTTCTACCTGGGCGGGCCGCTGGGCATCAACGCGGCCGGCTCGGTCAAGATCGACCGTAACGACAAGACCGGCCTGACCATCTACGTCGGCACCGGCGAGGCGAACACCTGCGCCTCCGGCTGCGTCGCCGGCGTCGGCCTGTACAAGTCGACCAACGGCGGCGTCACCTGGAAGGGCCCGCTCGGCAAGGACGCCCTCGCCGGCAAGGGCATCGGCGAGATCACCATCAAGCCCGGCGACCCGAGGACGCTCTACGTCGCCACCACCACCGCCCTGCGCGGCATGTCCGGCGCCTGCTGCACCGGCGTCACCCGGCCGGTGCCCGACGCCGAGAAGTGGGGCCTCTACAAGTCCACCGACGGCGGCGCGAACTGGCGGTTCATCCACAACGGCTCGGCCGACGCGACCCAGTGCACCGGCAGCGCCGCCGAATACGGCAACACCACCACCTGCTCGCCGCGCGGCGTGCGCTACGTCAAGCTCGACCCGCGTGACGCGAACACCGTCTACGCCTCCTCGTACGCCCGAGGGGTCTGGCGCTCCGCGGACGGCGGCGCCACCTGGACGCAGATCAAGCCCTCACTGAACCCGGCCGTCTTCCAGACCCGGGCCGCGATCGACGTGACCGCCCTGCCCAACGGCAAGACCCGGATGTACGTCTACGAGGGCAACCTCGGCAACCCGTACTCGCGGCTGTTGCGCAGCGACGACGTGGCCGGCGGCGTCCCCGCGTTCACCGACCTGAGCAGCGCCAACCCGGCCGACCCGGGGTACGCCACCTACAACCAGTGCACCGGCCAGTGCTGGTACGACGTGTTCGTGCACACCCCGGCCGGGCACCCGGACATCGTCTACACCGGCGGCTCGTACGTCTACGGCGAGACCGTCGCCCACAAGCGGGCGGTGGTCCTGTCCACCGACGCCGGCGTCAGCGGCACCGACATGACCTTCGACGGCACCGACGAGGTGCACCCCAACGGCCTGCACCCCGACCAGCACGCCCTGGTCACCAACCCGCGCAACCCGTACCAGTTCTTCGAGGCCAACGACGGCGGCGTGATGCGCTCCAGCGGCCAGTTCGTGGACCGGTCGGCCTGGTGCGACAACCCGGACCGCAACCTCGCCACCGACGCCCAGAAGAACCGCTGCCGGCAGATGCTGTCGAGGATCCCGTCGAAGCTGGACGGCATCAACAACGGCATGAACACGTTGCAGTTCATCAGCCTGTCGGCCAGCCCGCACGACCACCGCCTGCTCCAGGGCGGCACCCAGGACAACGGCACCTGGGAGAACAAGGGCGAGCGTCGGCGCTGGGTCAACACGATGATCGGTGACGGCGGCGCGTCCGGCTTCGACGTCGGCAGGCCGGAGTTCCGCTTCCACACCTTCTACGACGCCTCGCCCGAGGTGAACTTCAACAACGGTGACGTCGGCAGTTGGATCTCGATCTCCGACCCGGTCTTCGGACAGCCGGGCACCCTGTTCTACGCCCCGGTGATGAGTGACCCGAAGGTGAGCGGCACGATCTTCGCCGGCACCGCGCGCACCGTCTACCGGACGAAGACCTTCGGCCTGGGCGACCGGAGCCTGGCCGAGGCCGACCGGATCTGCAACACCTGGACCGGCACCTTCGAGGCGCAGTGCGGCGACTTCGCCCCGCTGGGCACGGTCAACCTGACCGACGCCGGGTGGGGCGACCGGGCCGGCGGCGCCGTCTCGGTCATCGAGCGGGTCGGCACCGACTCGGCCACGGCGTACGCGGCCACCAGCACCGGCCGGGTGTTCGTGTCCCGCAACGTCGACGCCGAGCCGGCGTCGGCGGTCACCTGGACGCGGATCGACACCGCCGCCACGCCGAACCGCTTCGTCACCGGCATCCACGTCGACCCGGCCGACCCGGCCCGGGCGTGGGTCTCCTACAGCGGGTTCAACTCGAACACCCCCGCCACCCTCGGGCACGCGTTCGAGGTGAAGCTGGCCGGCGCCGGCACGACCTGGACCGACCGGTCGTACGACTTCGGCGACCAGCCGATCACCGACCTGGTCCGCGACGACGTCACCGGCGACCTGTACGCGGCCACCGACTTCGGCGTGCTGCGGCTGGCCAGGGGCGCCACCAGTTGGGTCAAGGCGGCCCGTGGCATGCCGAACGTGGAGGTCGCCGGCCTGACCATCGTGCCGGGCGAGCGGGTGCTCTACGCCGCCTCGCACGGACTCGGCGCCTGGCAGCTCACCCTCTGA
- a CDS encoding carbohydrate ABC transporter permease, translating to MRGRVRGPAPLPEAAGRVWRTLGAAFVLLVFVPPLLLLVSGSFTEPGLPPPPTPQLVPEPVSTTGYEQAVELGGLLRASLNSVLVALVAVPLSVLVASLAGFALARVAPRVTGVVAAASLVALMVPATALLVPRFAIFRMLGLTDTLVPLVAPALLGTSPLYVLVYYLAFRALPAELYDACLVEDLSPARTWWRVALPLVRPVTAGLTALTFVLTWSNFLDPLVYVYDRDLFTLPLALRSLSVLDPTNFPVFLAGAVLATVPALAVFVLAQRRFLHHDDPTGRD from the coding sequence GTGCGGGGCCGTGTGCGCGGCCCCGCACCGCTGCCCGAGGCGGCCGGCCGGGTCTGGCGTACCCTCGGCGCGGCCTTCGTCCTGCTCGTCTTCGTCCCGCCGTTGCTGCTGCTGGTCTCCGGTTCGTTCACCGAGCCGGGACTGCCGCCACCGCCCACCCCGCAGCTCGTGCCGGAGCCGGTGTCCACCACCGGCTACGAGCAGGCCGTCGAGCTGGGCGGGCTGCTGCGCGCCTCGCTCAACTCGGTCCTGGTCGCCCTGGTCGCGGTGCCGTTGAGCGTGCTCGTCGCCTCCCTGGCCGGTTTCGCGCTGGCCCGGGTGGCCCCGCGCGTCACCGGCGTCGTCGCGGCGGCCTCCCTGGTCGCGCTGATGGTGCCGGCCACGGCGCTGCTGGTGCCCCGCTTCGCGATCTTCCGGATGCTCGGCCTGACCGACACCCTGGTGCCACTGGTCGCCCCGGCGCTGCTGGGCACTTCGCCGCTCTACGTCCTGGTCTACTACCTGGCGTTCCGGGCGCTGCCGGCGGAGCTCTACGACGCCTGCCTGGTGGAGGACCTCTCACCGGCGCGCACCTGGTGGCGGGTGGCCCTCCCGCTGGTCCGCCCGGTCACCGCCGGCCTCACCGCGCTGACTTTCGTGCTCACCTGGTCGAACTTCCTCGACCCGCTGGTCTACGTGTACGACCGCGACCTGTTCACCCTGCCGCTGGCGCTGCGCTCCCTGTCGGTGCTGGACCCGACGAACTTCCCGGTGTTCCTGGCCGGCGCGGTGCTGGCCACGGTGCCGGCGCTGGCCGTCTTCGTGCTCGCCCAGCGGCGCTTCCTCCACCACGACGACCCGACGGGACGAGACTGA
- a CDS encoding ABC transporter substrate-binding protein yields the protein MRPKALLALLLTAVLAVAGCGSGSGSSGDGPVRLLVFGAPEELAAYRTLVEAYEKARPGSDVQLVEASDRKDLLARLATSVAGGAPPDLFLMNYRFYGQFAAKDVIEPLDDRLAASQAVDPADYYPVAWDAFRWKDRQLCLPQNVSSLAVYYNRTLFAKYGVPEPRAGWTWNDLLTTATAMTRDSRGVVVKATESEGAALRPAVHGLGVEPSIIRLAPFVWSAGGEIVDDPAKPTRLTLDTPAAREALKNLVDLRLAYGVVPTDEEVEAEDDESRFANGRLAMLMSSRRSTTTFRSITGFEWDVAPLPVYREQVGVLHSDAYCMTRGAKRKDAAWRFLEFAIAEEGQRIIAATGRTVPSHIGVSQSPAFLGPAQPPRSAKVFLDAIPTVRTLPTVSTWPEIEDVTYGILENAMHRGDRLDDVIRDLDRQTRPIFARGEHG from the coding sequence ATGCGACCGAAGGCGTTGCTCGCGCTGCTGCTCACCGCCGTGCTGGCCGTTGCCGGCTGCGGCTCCGGCTCCGGGTCGTCCGGCGACGGGCCGGTGCGGCTGCTGGTCTTCGGCGCCCCCGAGGAACTCGCCGCCTACCGCACCCTCGTCGAGGCGTACGAGAAGGCGCGCCCCGGCTCCGACGTGCAGCTCGTCGAGGCCAGTGACCGCAAGGACCTGTTGGCCCGGCTGGCCACCTCGGTGGCCGGCGGCGCCCCGCCGGACCTGTTCCTGATGAACTACCGCTTCTACGGCCAGTTCGCCGCCAAGGACGTCATCGAGCCGCTGGACGACCGCCTGGCCGCCTCCCAGGCCGTCGACCCGGCCGACTACTACCCGGTGGCGTGGGACGCCTTCCGGTGGAAGGACCGGCAGCTCTGCCTGCCGCAGAACGTCTCCAGCCTGGCCGTCTACTACAACCGCACCCTGTTCGCGAAGTACGGCGTGCCCGAGCCGAGGGCCGGCTGGACCTGGAACGACCTGCTCACCACCGCGACCGCGATGACCCGCGACTCCCGCGGCGTGGTCGTCAAGGCCACCGAGAGCGAGGGCGCGGCCCTGCGTCCGGCCGTGCACGGACTCGGCGTCGAGCCGTCGATCATCCGGCTCGCCCCGTTCGTCTGGTCGGCCGGCGGCGAGATCGTCGACGACCCGGCGAAGCCGACCCGGCTGACCCTGGACACCCCGGCCGCCCGGGAGGCGCTGAAGAACCTCGTCGACCTGCGGCTGGCGTACGGGGTGGTGCCCACTGACGAGGAGGTGGAGGCCGAGGACGACGAGTCGCGCTTCGCCAACGGGCGGCTGGCGATGCTGATGAGTTCCCGCCGGTCCACCACCACGTTCCGCTCGATCACCGGCTTCGAGTGGGACGTCGCGCCGCTGCCCGTCTACCGGGAGCAGGTCGGGGTGTTGCACTCCGACGCGTACTGCATGACCCGGGGCGCGAAGCGCAAGGACGCCGCGTGGCGGTTCCTGGAGTTCGCCATCGCCGAGGAGGGCCAGCGGATCATCGCGGCCACCGGCCGCACCGTCCCGTCCCACATCGGGGTCTCGCAGTCGCCGGCCTTCCTCGGGCCCGCCCAGCCGCCGCGCAGCGCGAAGGTCTTCCTCGACGCCATCCCCACCGTCCGGACGCTGCCCACCGTCTCCACCTGGCCGGAGATCGAGGACGTCACCTACGGCATCCTGGAGAACGCCATGCACCGGGGCGACCGGCTCGACGACGTCATCCGCGACCTCGACCGGCAGACCCGTCCGATCTTCGCCCGCGGTGAGCACGGGTGA
- a CDS encoding ABC transporter ATP-binding protein has product MSGSGLALAGVSAAYRGSTVLHEVDLTVARGELLVVLGPSGAGKSTVLRVVAGLEPVTAGRIRIAGRDVTAERPGRRNVSMVFQSYALFPHLTVVENIAFGLEVRDTPRPVARERARAAAETVGCDTLLDRRPGQLSGGERQRVALARALVREPDVFLLDEPLSNLDLALRVQMRAELRALHDRLGATMVHVTHDQTEALVLADRIAVLRDGRIEQVGTPDEIWRTPATTFVARFVGSPAMNLLPAHGPVRPTGTAPPGATVTESGRLEIGFRPEAVTLGPADGAEASVDRVEVVGEDAYAYLTVAGGHSVVARVPAVRRPERGAALRVGVRWRDVHVFHSGSGRRYAP; this is encoded by the coding sequence GTGAGCGGGTCCGGCCTCGCCCTGGCCGGCGTCTCGGCCGCGTACCGCGGGTCGACGGTGCTGCACGAGGTGGATCTGACCGTCGCCCGGGGCGAGTTGCTGGTGGTGCTCGGCCCGTCGGGGGCCGGCAAGTCGACCGTGCTGCGGGTCGTCGCCGGCCTGGAGCCGGTCACCGCCGGCCGGATCCGCATCGCCGGCCGGGACGTCACCGCCGAACGTCCCGGCCGGCGCAACGTGTCAATGGTCTTCCAGTCGTACGCGCTCTTCCCACACCTGACCGTCGTGGAGAACATCGCCTTCGGCCTGGAGGTGCGCGACACCCCCCGCCCGGTGGCCCGGGAGCGGGCCCGGGCGGCGGCGGAGACCGTCGGCTGCGACACCCTGCTGGACCGGCGGCCCGGGCAGCTCTCCGGCGGCGAACGGCAGCGGGTGGCGCTGGCCCGGGCGTTGGTCCGCGAGCCGGACGTGTTCCTGCTCGACGAGCCGCTCTCCAACCTGGACCTGGCGCTGCGGGTGCAGATGCGCGCCGAACTGCGGGCCCTGCACGACCGGCTGGGCGCGACGATGGTGCACGTCACCCACGACCAGACCGAGGCGCTGGTGCTCGCCGACCGGATCGCCGTGCTGCGCGACGGGCGCATCGAGCAGGTCGGCACCCCCGACGAGATCTGGCGCACCCCGGCCACCACCTTCGTCGCCCGCTTCGTCGGCTCCCCGGCGATGAACCTGCTCCCCGCGCACGGACCGGTGCGGCCCACGGGCACGGCACCGCCCGGGGCGACCGTCACGGAATCCGGCCGGCTGGAGATCGGCTTCCGGCCCGAGGCGGTCACCCTGGGCCCGGCCGACGGCGCGGAGGCCAGCGTCGACCGGGTCGAGGTGGTCGGCGAGGACGCGTACGCGTACCTGACCGTCGCCGGTGGGCACTCCGTCGTCGCCCGGGTGCCCGCCGTCCGCCGACCCGAGCGTGGCGCGGCGCTACGCGTCGGCGTGCGCTGGCGCGACGTGCACGTCTTCCACTCCGGATCCGGCCGCCGGTACGCCCCGTGA
- a CDS encoding carbohydrate ABC transporter permease: MLAPYLVGLVGLVLLPAAVTLALAFTEYDLLRPPRWVGLDNFAALLADPVFRVSLTNSLVFALVAVPLRVLFALGLALLLHRRAVGVGSARTAAVLPTAVPEIAYGLLWLWLLNPLYGPVNQLLRTGGENGLTALGRTPPQWLTDPTDARAAIILMSLFTIGETFVVLLAARRALPRDVYEMAAIEDATGWDVFRRVTLPLMAPVLGLLAVRDAIQSLHFSFVPAFVVTDGGPPPYATTYLSLFVYRTGFEYLRYGYAAAATLVMILLTVAAVLVQWRLIRRYRAFYRL, encoded by the coding sequence ATGCTGGCGCCGTACCTGGTCGGTCTCGTCGGGCTGGTGCTGCTGCCCGCCGCTGTGACACTGGCGCTGGCCTTCACCGAGTACGACCTGCTGCGCCCGCCACGCTGGGTGGGGCTGGACAACTTCGCGGCGCTCCTGGCCGACCCGGTGTTCCGGGTGTCGCTGACCAACTCACTGGTCTTCGCGCTGGTGGCCGTACCGCTGCGGGTGCTCTTCGCCCTCGGCCTGGCGCTGCTGCTGCACCGGCGTGCGGTCGGCGTCGGCAGCGCCCGCACCGCGGCGGTGCTGCCGACCGCGGTGCCGGAGATCGCCTACGGGCTGCTCTGGCTGTGGCTGCTCAACCCGCTGTACGGCCCGGTCAACCAGCTGCTTCGCACCGGTGGCGAGAACGGCCTGACCGCGCTGGGACGCACCCCGCCGCAGTGGCTCACCGATCCGACCGACGCCCGCGCGGCGATCATTCTGATGAGCCTCTTCACCATCGGGGAGACCTTCGTGGTGCTGCTGGCCGCCCGCCGCGCGCTGCCCCGCGACGTCTACGAGATGGCGGCGATCGAGGACGCCACCGGCTGGGACGTGTTCCGACGGGTCACGCTGCCGCTGATGGCGCCGGTGCTCGGGCTGCTGGCGGTGCGCGACGCCATTCAGAGCCTGCACTTCTCCTTCGTGCCGGCCTTCGTGGTCACCGACGGCGGCCCGCCCCCGTACGCCACCACCTACCTGTCGCTGTTCGTCTACCGCACCGGCTTCGAGTATCTGCGCTACGGCTACGCCGCCGCCGCGACCCTGGTGATGATCCTGCTGACCGTGGCGGCGGTGCTGGTGCAGTGGCGGCTGATCCGCCGCTACCGGGCCTTCTACCGGCTGTGA
- a CDS encoding GNAT family N-acetyltransferase produces the protein MEFEVRRIGPESTAEAAAVLADAFDGYPWMAWTVAADRHRERLEAMFTGTVDAVGLPYGDVWAAVDPDGRPAAVAVWLRPDRPVPDELWAGVEARNAELAGDRYPAMRAAEAACASLRSAEPAFLLATVGVRRADQGRGLGARVLGPGLVEADRAGLPAVLETTSEPNVRFYRRLGFAVTGQVQVPNGGPLVWAMRRPTAAGERV, from the coding sequence ATGGAGTTCGAGGTACGCCGGATCGGGCCGGAGTCGACCGCCGAGGCGGCTGCCGTGCTCGCCGACGCTTTCGACGGGTACCCGTGGATGGCCTGGACGGTGGCGGCCGACCGGCACCGGGAGCGGCTGGAGGCGATGTTCACCGGCACCGTCGACGCCGTCGGCCTGCCCTACGGGGACGTCTGGGCGGCGGTGGACCCCGACGGCCGCCCGGCTGCGGTGGCGGTCTGGCTGCGTCCGGACCGGCCGGTGCCGGACGAGCTCTGGGCCGGGGTCGAGGCGCGCAACGCGGAGCTGGCCGGCGACCGCTACCCGGCGATGCGGGCCGCCGAGGCGGCCTGCGCCTCGCTGCGCTCGGCCGAGCCGGCGTTCCTGCTCGCCACCGTCGGCGTGCGCCGCGCCGACCAGGGGCGAGGGCTGGGCGCCCGGGTGCTGGGGCCCGGCCTGGTCGAGGCGGACCGCGCCGGCCTGCCGGCGGTGCTGGAGACGACGTCGGAGCCGAACGTGCGGTTCTACCGGCGGCTTGGTTTCGCGGTGACCGGCCAGGTCCAGGTGCCCAACGGGGGTCCCCTGGTGTGGGCGATGCGCCGTCCGACCGCCGCCGGCGAGCGGGTGTAA
- a CDS encoding RtcB family protein has product MELVEESPYRFRIDRHDPMRVPGVVFASRSLLPDAGEDKALEQVANVATLPGIVDASYAMPDVHWGYGFPIGGVAATDVAHGGVVSPGGVGFDISCGVRLLAADLDRDGLRPRLDALMDGLGEATPRGMGKGAVWHLSTRAELDAVLRGGSRYAVERGFGVERDLHRCEDTGAVDDADPAQVSERAIERGARQVGSLGSGNHFLEVQAVEEVYDDTAATAFGLRPGQVCVMVHCGSRGLGHQICTDHVRTMEKVMDRYGIHVPDRQLACAPVASHEGRAYLGAMAAAANYARANRQLLADAARKVFARVTGSRLDLVYDISHNLAKIETHDVDGERRALCVHRKGATRALPPGHDDLPDDLRDVGQPVLIPGSMGTGSYVLTGVPGAPAFASTCHGAGRVQSRKQAVRSEHGLDPRAQLKARDIAVRGASRRGLAEEMPAAYKDVSAVVAAAERAGLCRRVARLVPLGVVKG; this is encoded by the coding sequence ATGGAGCTGGTCGAGGAGTCGCCGTACCGCTTCCGGATCGACCGGCACGACCCGATGCGGGTGCCGGGGGTGGTCTTCGCGTCCCGGTCCCTGCTGCCCGACGCCGGGGAGGACAAGGCGCTGGAGCAGGTCGCGAACGTCGCCACGCTGCCCGGCATCGTCGACGCCTCGTACGCCATGCCGGACGTGCACTGGGGCTACGGGTTCCCGATCGGCGGCGTGGCCGCCACCGACGTCGCGCACGGCGGCGTGGTCTCGCCCGGCGGGGTGGGCTTCGACATCTCCTGCGGCGTCCGGCTGCTCGCCGCCGACCTGGACCGCGACGGGCTGCGGCCCCGGCTGGACGCGCTGATGGACGGCCTGGGCGAGGCCACCCCGAGAGGGATGGGCAAGGGCGCGGTGTGGCACCTGTCGACCCGTGCGGAACTCGACGCGGTGCTGCGCGGCGGTTCCCGGTACGCCGTCGAGCGCGGCTTCGGCGTCGAACGGGACCTGCACCGCTGCGAGGACACCGGCGCCGTCGACGACGCCGATCCGGCGCAGGTCAGCGAGCGGGCGATCGAGCGCGGCGCCCGGCAGGTCGGCAGCCTCGGCTCCGGCAACCACTTCCTGGAGGTGCAGGCCGTCGAGGAGGTCTACGACGACACCGCGGCGACCGCCTTCGGGCTGCGCCCCGGCCAGGTCTGCGTGATGGTCCACTGCGGGTCCCGGGGGCTGGGCCACCAGATCTGCACCGACCATGTGCGCACGATGGAGAAGGTGATGGACCGGTACGGCATCCACGTGCCGGACCGCCAGCTCGCCTGCGCCCCGGTCGCTTCCCACGAGGGCCGCGCCTACCTGGGCGCGATGGCCGCTGCCGCCAACTACGCCCGGGCGAACCGGCAGCTGCTGGCCGACGCCGCCCGGAAGGTCTTCGCCCGGGTCACCGGCAGCCGGCTGGACCTGGTCTACGACATCTCGCACAACCTCGCGAAGATCGAGACGCACGACGTCGACGGCGAGCGGCGCGCGCTGTGCGTGCACCGCAAGGGCGCCACCCGCGCGTTGCCGCCCGGACACGACGACCTGCCCGACGACCTGCGGGACGTGGGCCAGCCGGTGCTGATCCCCGGCTCCATGGGCACCGGCTCGTACGTGCTCACCGGCGTGCCGGGGGCACCCGCGTTCGCCTCCACCTGTCACGGGGCCGGGCGGGTGCAGAGCCGCAAGCAGGCCGTGCGCTCGGAGCACGGGCTGGACCCGCGCGCCCAGTTGAAGGCGCGGGACATCGCGGTGCGGGGCGCGTCCCGGCGCGGCCTGGCCGAGGAGATGCCGGCGGCGTACAAGGACGTCTCGGCGGTGGTGGCCGCCGCCGAGAGGGCCGGGCTGTGCCGGCGGGTGGCCCGGCTGGTGCCGCTCGGCGTGGTGAAGGGCTGA
- a CDS encoding archease, with the protein MQRRPGRGHRRLPHTADVRFEAWAPTREECVAEAVAALVGTFVDPAGASPGPQREFRAPAGDDADLLVGVLDEVIFRMETAGELPLHTDVADDGAGGLVVRWRTADTDAVELVGAVPKAVSLHELRFGSGDGEGWSCAVTLDV; encoded by the coding sequence ATGCAGCGACGACCCGGGCGGGGGCACCGCCGCCTGCCGCACACCGCCGACGTCCGCTTCGAGGCGTGGGCGCCCACCCGGGAGGAGTGCGTCGCCGAGGCGGTCGCCGCGCTGGTCGGCACGTTCGTCGACCCGGCCGGGGCGTCCCCGGGCCCGCAGCGGGAGTTCCGCGCGCCGGCCGGCGACGACGCGGACCTGCTGGTGGGCGTACTCGACGAGGTGATCTTCCGGATGGAGACGGCGGGCGAACTGCCGCTGCACACCGACGTGGCCGACGACGGCGCGGGCGGGCTTGTGGTGCGCTGGCGCACGGCGGACACCGACGCCGTCGAGCTGGTCGGCGCGGTGCCGAAGGCCGTCTCCCTGCACGAGCTGCGCTTCGGCTCTGGCGACGGCGAGGGCTGGTCCTGCGCGGTGACGCTGGACGTGTGA